The Haemorhous mexicanus isolate bHaeMex1 chromosome 6, bHaeMex1.pri, whole genome shotgun sequence genome includes the window CCAGGTGCCTTGGTGCTGGGGAAATGCTAAAGCAGAAGTCCAGAAATCATTTCacaggcctggggctgtgaaTTCGCCTGCAGCACGAGGGGTTGAGTAAACAAGAGCTTTGTTATTTACTCCCTTTCTCCAGGGGAAAGGAGCATACTGACAGCATGTCACACAGCTGACAGCTTTGtgagctgcccagcagctgccaccccTCTTTGAACCTGTTCCCTGGAATCTGAAGAGGGGTTGGAAAACTTTCCTGAAGGAAATGCCTCCCATTTGCTGACTGTTGATCAGAGCGACTCCAGTGTGAAGGAACATGTaacagctggctgctgctttgcttttcagctTTGCTAGGGCAGATGGACAGGTCTTTTGTGGTCAGGTTAAGATGGGTGGGCATGGGCTGATTCCAGCTCATTTGACCAACCCCACCCTCTTTTCAAGCTCTCACAGCAGCACTCCCATCATTCTGGGATGTTTCTGGAAGGAATCTCTACTCACAGTGTCAGCAGTGTGTCACTGACCCACTGACAGCCAAGCTTGAAAGAAAAACTCAGGCTTACATTGTTTGGGTTtagtttgagtttttttttttttctttactatgAATCAGAAACTTTTCAGCACTAAACATGTGAAATAAAATCGTGTTTGAGTTGGAAAATGTCAAGATTGTCactcctgcctctcctggggTTCTTGAAGATCTTTACAGAGAGCCAAGGAAGTTGCCCagtaacagaaagaaaggagaggggGCTGGGAAGTGTTTGCTGGctgtgggagggaaggagggggatccaaaccaaagcagagctttaTACTCTGGTCTCAGCACCCTTCCCTGGCCCATTTTTCACCTCTCCACTCTGGAcaagcagtgccatggcagcATTCCCTGTATCTGTACCATGGatactccagcagctccagccctgagaGGTGCTGAGGCAGAAACTCCTGCTGGCATTTCAGGATTGCCAGGAATTGTGGGACAGGGTCTGAGATGGACTCACACACTTTGCTGTGTGGTCACAGTGGCAGCCCTTGCTGGCTGTGACACTGGTCCCAGACGTAAATCCTCTGCTCTTGTTGCACTGGCTGGCTTTGGAAAGGTTTCCTGACTTCCCTGATGGTTTTGCTCAGAGATCCCTGTACAATGTCAGCACTCATTTCCTCTGAAATAGTGAATTCATTATTAATGGCCAAAATAAAACTGTGGTTTTTCCAACAGGGTGCCAGAGTACCTGGTGAAGAGCATAACCTGGCAGACCCTGCAGGCTGTGAACTTCTGCCATAAACACAATGTGAGTCCCCTGGGCTGCACCAATGATAGCTGGAACATGGCCTTGGAGGAGAGAGGGGGGTTCTGTTGGCATTTCCTGATTCCAGAGCTTTCATGGGATGGAGTCAGGTGGAATCTCCTGTTTTGAACAGGAAACACATCTGAAATATTGGTGTGTACCCACACCAGCTGCCTTCACTGTCACCCAGGCCCCTTGGCTTGGCTGTCAGGGAGTGATTTGCTCTCATGACCTCAGACAAGCCTCCAGGAGGAGTGGGAATGATCCTTGTGTGATTCCCTGGGCCCTGCACTACTGCTGCCCTTCAGGAACCTGCCCTACCAGCTCATCAGCTGGATTTCACAGAAAGTCCACTTGACTGGCAGGGGTTGAATCATGGCACCAGTGAAGTGAAAAGATTTCAAACCTTAGACACAGTTAACCCTTTTTactccctcctctgctctctggaGGGAGACACAAGGTGTGTTGTGTCAGATACGTCTATGGGAACATTTTAagaagcagggaaggagaaggagccttTTGTAGAAATTTCTTAGCCAAACTTAGCTCTAATTCTCTTTATTGTTGTTCATCTGCCAACATTTGAGATTTAAgagtggggcaggagatggCCCTGGAATGGGTGTTTTGTCTTTGCTGAGAGAATTACATCCAGTTGAGCTACAGGAACTTGGCCACAGGTCCCTCCTGCTTCCAAGATTTGTTGgtttgcatattttttctgttcccCTGCTTAATCTGGAAGATTTAGTGGAgtttgagagcagagggaacaaTGAGCTGCTGCAGATCCCAGGTAATGAGGTTTTATGCAGCTGCCCTTTTTGGAGCTCCATGACAGTGGTTTAATAAGCAGCATTCCAGTCCTCAGGAGGAGACACAATAATTTACCACCAGCTTGGCAAGGAAAGTCCAAGGGGTTTGCTCTGAGGTGAtgatgggacagggacaacGTGAGTGAGACCCCAGTGAGTTGAgtagaacaaaagaaataaaggttTTGTTAGTTTGATCAGCAGAAATTCTTTGCCAAGCCCAAATTCGGTTGTTGTGAAGGACAAGGTCACCTCCAAAGAATTGCAGAATTGCTGATGTTGGAAGGGGGCTCTGGAGATCTTCTCATCCAACCCTTCCCATCAAGCTGCCTCAGCTAGAACAGGCTGTTCAGAAACTTTTCCAGTCAGGATTTCAGTATCTCCAAGGCTGGAGTCTTCACAGactctctggacaatctgtttgGGTGTCTGGCCATGCCCTCagtaaaaaaagataaaataaattctttagcTTTAAATGGGATTTCCTGAGGGTTCACTTTGTGCCCATGGTCTGTGTCCTTTCAGTGCACCACCAAGACCAGCCTGGCTCAGTCTCCTTGACCCCTTCCCATCAGGTATTTAATGCTCATTGAACAGTTTcacctggagccttctcttggtggtcccagctccctcatcctCTCCTTGGGTGTCAGacaccccagccctgtccatTTCTGTGGCCCTTCACTGGAGTCACATCTTGAGGgtcccaggctgggcacagctctggatgtgagctcagcagagctcgtgctgagctctggcagcaAAACCTTTCAGCAGGAGCTTCCCAGGGGGTTCAGGGAGCTGCCTCCATCTTGTGCAGGggatgcagagctggcagctgaagctgggagccagcacagTGCCTCTCCCCAAGGGTGGGCTGTGGACAGGTCATTGTCCTGCTGCTCAGAAATCCTTCCAGCAGGAAGAACTGCCTGCCACAGTGTACAAGGGAGTGTGGCTGAATTTATCTGAGGGTCAAATACTTCTAaaccttggggtttttttccttcttccagtGCATCCACCGGGATGTGAAGCCAGAGAACATCCTGATAACGAAGCACTCGGTCATCAAACTCTGTGACTTCGGATTTGCTCGAATACTGAGTGAGTGCTGAATTTACCTACACTCTTCATGTACTGGGAGTGTGGGATGAGCCGTTCCACCCCTCACCTGCCTGTGTCTGACATAGTGCAAATCCTCCTGGATGGTAGCTGTGtgttttcccagggaagctctgCTGGAGGCTGGGTAGAGATTCCTAGAccgtgcagggagggagcccgACACGGCGGTGACATCTGTAAACAAACGGAGCTCCCCGCTGCGCCGCTGGGGGTGCTGGCACGGCGGGATGGAAGTCGGCCTCGGGCGTCTCGGAGCTGCCCAGCCGTtgtttgtgcagggctggagacACAGCTGGAGCTCCCTGGCAGGAAAAGCCCCTCTGGCTGCTTCTGCAAACAATGGCTTCACATTTTCCGTTGTAAATAAACCCCCtaatctggggttttttagctCCTCTTCAGACAAATCACATGGGTTCTGAGAACTGCccactggctgctgcagggccctgctgtggAGCTGTGTTGAGTTCCATTTGGAGGAAAACACGGTCTTGATTTGTACCAGATCCTGAGTGTTTCCAAAGTCGGTTTGTGCTGGTGGCCAGTGACtcaccctgcccctgcagctctggcctgcCCAGGAGGTGCCCCAAAATGTGACAAGTGGTGATGGCTCCTGTGCGTGGCTCTGATCCCGCGTTCCTGTGTTCGTGTCTCTCTGCCCTGACCCCGAGCCAGCTGGTCCCAGTGACTACTACACCGACTACGTGGCCACCAGGTGGTACCGCTCCCCggagctgctggtgggggaCACCCAGTACGGCCCCCCCGTGGACGTGTGGGCCATCGGCTGCGTGTTCGCCGAGCTGCTCTCGGGGCTGCCCCTGTGGCCGGGCAAGTCGGACGTGGACCAGCTGTACCTGATCCGCAGAACCCTGGGTGAGCGTCCCCGGCGCCCGCAGCCCTGGGTGGAGCTTGTCCGGGAGGGATGCCCTCTGCGGTGGGAATGGGGAGTAGCCAGGGCGGAATTTACCCAGCAGATCTCTCCCTTTAGAAGGTGCTGCTTTATTTGAGGGGTTCCTGTCCTTAAGAAGGAGCTGGGTGTTCCTGGCGTTGTGTACATGTGCTAACAGGCTCACAGTGAACCAGGCTGAGAATTGGGATCACTGCCTGCAGACTGCCTGGAACCATCCCTCCACTCTCCTTACCctctggggagctggggctgctgcagggcagattAGGAAAGATGTGGGATGTGTTTGGTGACCACTGGATGCCCCTCCTGGtccctgctggggtgggggagcACAGCAACTTCAGCTGTCTCCACATAGACAAAAACATGAGGTGTCTGTATCAGAAAGGACCAGGAATGTTTTGCATAAAGGTTTACAAGAGCCAGGTGTTTGTTTCAGGGTTTGGTACCAAACACAGTGGTCTGTGAACAGCTGGATTGAATTCATCCCAGCTTTGGAGGTCTCAGAAGTGTTGTCAGTGCCTGGGGAGTGTGAACATCACAGCTTGGCTGTTCCACGTGTTTCTTGTTTTTCATCAATGAATTTAGGAGCCACTCAGTATTTGTTTGTTAAATAAAAGAGCCATTATCCCCCATAACACTTAAACTAATCCAGTCACATTGATTCTTTTCAGTTTTGGTGTATAAAATCTGATTTCTTGGGTGACCACAAACAACCCCCACTATTCACTGAAATTTATTGGAATGAACAGAGTTGTAATTTTAACTGAGCAGTTTATAAAACTACAAAGGTGACTAATGGCTTTAAACAGATAAGCTCCTTAGCTAGAAAAATAGTCCATCACTGATTCCTTCATCCTCCAGAATTCAGTAATGCCAGTGTTAGGcaattataatttatttttaatggcagGGTTTCAGCCAGAGGAGATTCCCACTGACTGTTGGATCCAGGTGCTGGAGTGAGGCAGTGttcacagagcagagctccttgACTGAAGCTGTGCCATTGTGGGGTTGGCATTGCACTGGCTCCTTTGCTATGGATTtgattttaacattttcctCACTCTGGGGAGCTCTGAGCTTCAAAAATGCTGCCTtggggaaaagctgcagcaggttcaggtggggctgtgctccagctctgtcctgtaCAGCACCCTCAGGGGTGTCCAAAGGGAATTTCACCCAAAAGGAGTTAAATTCTCCTGAAGCTGGAACACTTGTGGCCCTGCCTTCCCTTCAGCACAGTCACACAGGTGTGGGATCACTGATGGCCCAAATGGACACTAATTCATTGCCTTGGCTCACCTGGTGATGCTCCACCTCTTCAGGTGCTGTCTTGGATGGCATCAGCCTTGTTAGAGGATACAACCACATTCAATGCTGGCACTGTAAAATTAAGCTAAttactccatttttttttttcttttttaaattcttggTCGAAGGGGATCTCATTCCCAGGCACCAGCAAGTGTTCAGCACCAACCAGTTCTTCAGTGGGGTAAGAATTCCAGACCCAGAGATCATGGtaagagctgcctccagctgcacttccctccttccctcccttccctgtcctTTGCTGTCCCGTGTTTTTCTCTATCCAAAAGCTTTGTCCTCTACTTTGCCAGTGTGCACCAGAATATTATTTGGAGGTGGCTGAACCTCTCATGGCACTTTAACTTACAATCTGTGTAAAAGCAGTCAAAAATGTTTaaactctgctgcttttccctatTTCTGCTGGCACATCCTCAGAGCTGCCAGGCCTCTGAGCACATGGAGTGATGGAGGCATTTTGTGAGGAGCAGGTCATGATGCTATGGAAAGCTGGGTCTTGGTACCTGGTGAATGAAAAGTTTGCTAATATGAGTCCATTCACTGGTTTATTCCCTGCAGGAACCATTGGAAGTGAAATTCCCCAATATTTCATACTCTGCACTGGCTCTCATGAAGGTGAGGAAACTCCAGCTTGTGGAGGAGCCCAGCACTGGGATAAACAAATCATCTGGTGTGGGAGTCTGGGACGGAGTTACCAGAGATTCACTGAGAAATACACCTGGTTTGCTGCCCCGTGTGACTGCAGCTGTTCCTTGAGCCACAATTCCTACTGCAGTTGtggattctccatccctggaagtgtccaaggccaggctggacagggctcagagcagcctgggatggaggaaggtgtccctgctcaggacaGGGGGTcggaacaagatgatctttaaagtcccttccaacccaaaccatcccatgattAATTCTTGTAATTGTTGGATAATTAGCTGCTCCTCAGGCTTCATGCTGACTTTGAACAGCCACTCTTAGAATGCATGAAAAAGTTACTAACCCATGTACCTGTGGGAATactcctgggctgtggggagcagctggaatcGTGCAGGGCTGTGTAAGGAGTGTTTTGTGTGATCCTCCCTCTTTTGCAAGGGCTGCCTTCGGATGGACCCcgcagagaggcagagctgtgagcagctcctgcagcacccctaTTTTGACAGCTtcagggaggcagcagagctgggcaaagAGCACGAGCAGGGCGCTCGCAAACCAGCCAGGCTGACTCGGAAGCACGTGCCAGGGGTAAGCTTCCGTGGTATTTATCATTCCCCGAGGAGGGGCTGCTCTCTTGTTGGCTCCCggggtgggctgtgctggcaggtgaGGGTGTTGGGCTGCTCTTGGCTCTGTCCTGAGGAGAAAACATCCCCTGGCTAAAGAGTAACTCGTACAAAGTGGATTTTGCACTGCGGCTCCGTGGGGCACTGGGGATaaacagctcagccctggcacagtaAGGTTCATCCAGGAATGTGCATTCCTGaccaagagcagcaggagggctggaCAAACTGCACACTCTCACTGGCTGGTTTAATTTTGAGTACTCAGGTGCTTTTTAATCCTGAATTATGGAGATGGAATAAACACCACTTGTGTTTGTGACAGTTGCACACGTTAGCCCAAGCACTGGGtgtttctgcagctggagctgccaagCTAAtgtctccctgctgctctggctttTCCAGACTCCATCCCAAGTCCCCAAATCCAGCCTCACAATGCAATTCATTCCACAGTGCTTTATTCCTGGGAGCCACATTCCCCATGGCAGCTCTATGGCTGAGCTGGGAACAGGCAGGGAAGTTGGAGGTGAGGGATGGATGTCAATTCTGGGTCACACTGATTGGCCTCTTGCATTTCTAGGACCTGGGATATTTTTCTTGCCTAATGGAATTCTTTAATGAGTCCAGTCATAAAACCCCAGAACCTGAGCTTGGAAAGTACAGGATTACAGTAGGAATAGTTTTATAGCTCATATTCCGAGTGAAAATTGATTGCATGTGTGCTTTATTCCCATTCCAAACAAATACACATGGTGTAACTTTTCCTTTAGTTACAGCACCTGCCTCAGCTGACCTGCAGCAAAGTTCTCCCAGCTTTGGACAGCAAGAAGAACTGCTGCAAGACAAGGAAATCCAAGTACCACTTCCCAAACATCTGACTGGGTGGCAGATCAAAACTCGGTTGTTTGAAGTCATTCAGAATTTATAAATGGAGGAAACACAGTGGAAAACTAAATTACTAAAAGTTCTGGCATGTACAGAGTGATCTGTCCTCTACTCTGGGTCACTGATGGAGAGGAAGTGATGCAGAAAGAGCTCCAAGCTCCTCTTAGTGTTCTGTGTACAAAGGCAAATGCATTCTGCTTCCATTCCTGATTGCCTCCTGGGTCA containing:
- the CDKL1 gene encoding cyclin-dependent kinase-like 1 isoform X1 is translated as MERYEKLGKVGEGSYGVVFKCRNKDTGQIVAIKKFQESEEDPVIRKIALREIRMLKQLKHPNLVKLLEVFRRKRRLHLVFEYCEHTVLQELDRHPRGVPEYLVKSITWQTLQAVNFCHKHNCIHRDVKPENILITKHSVIKLCDFGFARILTGPSDYYTDYVATRWYRSPELLVGDTQYGPPVDVWAIGCVFAELLSGLPLWPGKSDVDQLYLIRRTLGDLIPRHQQVFSTNQFFSGVRIPDPEIMEPLEVKFPNISYSALALMKGCLRMDPAERQSCEQLLQHPYFDSFREAAELGKEHEQGARKPARLTRKHVPGLQHLPQLTCSKVLPALDSKKNCCKTRKSKYHFPNI
- the CDKL1 gene encoding cyclin-dependent kinase-like 1 isoform X2, which gives rise to MERYEKLGKVGEGSYGVVFKCRNKDTGQIVAIKKFQESEEDPVIRKIALREIRMLKQLKHPNLVKLLEVFRRKRRLHLVFEYCEHTVLQELDRHPRGVPEYLVKSITWQTLQAVNFCHKHNCIHRDVKPENILITKHSVIKLCDFGFARILTGPSDYYTDYVATRWYRSPELLVGDTQYGPPVDVWAIGCVFAELLSGLPLWPGKSDVDQLYLIRRTLGDLIPRHQQVFSTNQFFSGEPLEVKFPNISYSALALMKGCLRMDPAERQSCEQLLQHPYFDSFREAAELGKEHEQGARKPARLTRKHVPGLQHLPQLTCSKVLPALDSKKNCCKTRKSKYHFPNI
- the CDKL1 gene encoding cyclin-dependent kinase-like 1 isoform X3, with the translated sequence MERYEKLGKVGEGSYGVVFKCRNKDTGQIVAIKKFQESEEDPVIRKIALREIRMLKQLKHPNLVKLLEVFRRKRRLHLVFEYCEHTVLQELDRHPRGVPEYLVKSITWQTLQAVNFCHKHNCIHRDVKPENILITKHSVIKLCDFGFARILRDLIPRHQQVFSTNQFFSGVRIPDPEIMEPLEVKFPNISYSALALMKGCLRMDPAERQSCEQLLQHPYFDSFREAAELGKEHEQGARKPARLTRKHVPGLQHLPQLTCSKVLPALDSKKNCCKTRKSKYHFPNI